The Candidatus Thioglobus sp. genome contains the following window.
TAAGTATAATTAGTCTTTTTTTGCATTAAAGGAAATCATAAATATGCCATCACGCAGAGATCTAGCGAACGCGATTCGTGCCCTAAGTATGGACGCAGTTCAAAAAGCAAATTCAGGTCATCCAGGTGCTCCAATGGGTATGGCAGATATTGCTGAAGTGCTTTGGAACGACCACATGAAGTACAATCCAACTAGCTCTAAGTGGGCTGATCGCGATCGTTTTGTTTTATCGAACGGCCATGGCTCAATGCTTATATATTCATTACTCCATTTAACGGGTTTTGAATTAAGCATGGATGATATTAAAAATTTCCGTCAATTACATTCTAAAACTGCAGGCCATCCTGAGTATGGCTATGCTGAAGGTATTGAAACTACAACTGGCCCATTAGGCCAAGGTATAACCAATGCGGTTGGTATGGCAATTGCTGAGCGTACATTGGGCGCACAATTTAATAAGCCAGGCCATACAATTGTTGACCATAATACTTACGTATTTATGGGCGATGGTTGTTTAATGGAAGGCCTATCGCACGAATCATGTGCGATGGCGGGTACATTAGGTTTAGGTAAATTAATCGCATTTTGGGACGATAACGATATTTCAATTGATGGTCATATTGGTGATTGGATGGAAAAAGGCGTTCCAGGACGTTTTAACTCATACGATTGGCATGTTGTGGCAGTTGATGGCCATGATGCAGATGCAATCAGTAAAGCAATTACTGAAGCTAAGGCTGTTACTGATAAACCATCTTTAATCTGTTGTAAGACAGTTATTGGCTTTGGTTCACCAAACTTATCTGGTTCACATGATTGTCATGGTGCGCCATTAGGCGATGAAGAGATTGAAGCGACTCGTAAAGAATTAGGCTGGGATTCAGCACCATTTGAAATTCCTGCAGATATTTACGCTGGCTGGGATCATAAAGAAAAAGGCGCTACTGATGAGAGCGCTTGGAATGATGCATTTGCAGCATATAAGGCTGAGTTCCCTGCTGATGCAGCTGAATTTGAGCGTCGTATGACAGGCACACTGCCAGCTAACTTTGAAATGGAAATGGATAAGTTTATTGGCAAAACTCAAGAAGAAATGCCAAATATTGCTTCTCGTCAGGCATCTCAAAAAGCCATCGAAGCGATGGGTCCATTATTGCCAGAAATGTTTGGTGGTTCTGCTGACTTAACGGGTTCTAATTTAACCAACTGGTCAGGTACTGTTAAAGTTAATGCAGACAATGCTAATGGTAACTACATCTCTTGGGGTGTTCGTGAGTTTGGTATGGCGCACATGATGAACGGTATGGTTCTACATGGTGGTTTTAAAGTTTACGGCGCAACGTTCTTTATGTTTATGGAATTCATGCGCAATGCATTACGCATGTCTGCTTTGATGAAAATTGGTACGATTTATGTTTACACGCATGATTCTATCGGTTTGGGCGAAGATGGCCCAACTCACCAGCCAGTTGAGCAGCTTGCAACGATCCGCATGATTCCAAATTTCCAAACATGGAGAGGTTGTGATGCAATCGAATCTGCAGTATCTTGGAAAATGGCTATGTTACGTGACGATGCGCCAACGGCATTAGTGTTCTCGCGTCAAGCGCTAACACCTCAGCCGCGAACTGCTGAGCAAGTAGCTAATATTGAAAAAGGTGGTTACGTACTTAAGGATTGTGACGGCGATGCTGATATTATCTTTATTTCAACTGGTTCTGAAGTCGGTTTAGCGGTTGAAGCGGCTGATGCAATGGATGCAAATGTACGTGTGGTTTCTATGCCTTGTACAGATGCTT
Protein-coding sequences here:
- the tkt gene encoding transketolase, translated to MPSRRDLANAIRALSMDAVQKANSGHPGAPMGMADIAEVLWNDHMKYNPTSSKWADRDRFVLSNGHGSMLIYSLLHLTGFELSMDDIKNFRQLHSKTAGHPEYGYAEGIETTTGPLGQGITNAVGMAIAERTLGAQFNKPGHTIVDHNTYVFMGDGCLMEGLSHESCAMAGTLGLGKLIAFWDDNDISIDGHIGDWMEKGVPGRFNSYDWHVVAVDGHDADAISKAITEAKAVTDKPSLICCKTVIGFGSPNLSGSHDCHGAPLGDEEIEATRKELGWDSAPFEIPADIYAGWDHKEKGATDESAWNDAFAAYKAEFPADAAEFERRMTGTLPANFEMEMDKFIGKTQEEMPNIASRQASQKAIEAMGPLLPEMFGGSADLTGSNLTNWSGTVKVNADNANGNYISWGVREFGMAHMMNGMVLHGGFKVYGATFFMFMEFMRNALRMSALMKIGTIYVYTHDSIGLGEDGPTHQPVEQLATIRMIPNFQTWRGCDAIESAVSWKMAMLRDDAPTALVFSRQALTPQPRTAEQVANIEKGGYVLKDCDGDADIIFISTGSEVGLAVEAADAMDANVRVVSMPCTDAFDEQDQAYKDSVLTPGVKRVAIEAGVGDAWYKYVGLDGGLVCMKTFGESAPAGELFKEFGFTVDNVVATAKKVLG